A window of Oryza glaberrima chromosome 2, OglaRS2, whole genome shotgun sequence genomic DNA:
ttagcatatgattaattgagttttaattattttaaatttttaaggaAGATTTATCTGATGTTTGAAAGTTACCTTACACATAAGTTTCGTATGAAAtatatcgtttagtagtttgaaaacatGTTAACGGAATCAAGttaaaactagcatggtggcccgcacaGATTGCAcagctagcatcattatattttctctcatataatatcatatatgttttctcattatattattcaaatatattaaaatgacatcataattttaaattttgcaataactttacgaaactactaatgtgtaatattcatattgtattttatatacgtgttagttattaattatttttaatatcaaattttagttatttgtaaattatatatatatctatgtggactctaaactaatctttcaatattctttaatttttaattttaaatttcagttacttctaacttgtattcctatattgactttaaactcttcttcccatgtttttcttaatttcgaattttagttatttgtaaattgtatttttatacggactctaaactatacttttaattttattatgtttatttcgaattttagttagtttaaattcttatatagaccctatactctacttctaatattccttattttttaaatccgaatttctatttttttcttaattgtatttctatatggacactatactctacttctaatattccttatttttaattccaaatttctattatttcctaattctatttctatatggactctatactttacttctaatattccttatttttaatttcgaatttcagttatttcctaattgtatttctatatcaactctagtctcctcttctaatattcattattttttaattccgaatttcagctatttctaaatatatatggactctagtcttctcttctaatattccttattttttaatttccaaTTTctgctatttctaaattgtatttctatatggactctgctttttctttttctccgattaatgtgagaatttttaggccatgagagcgaatgtgggagctcctttttctattcttttaataatataactagctgtgtgacccgcgcaattgcgcggctagcttccatacaaaattattttttaaaaaaaaaaagttaaatagctatatttttatCTTAGGAATTTGATCAACCTAACCTTATTATCTCCATGTTTCtagttttatatttttgaaaatcaCACATGTCGCTACCTCTTACTTATTTGtcatccttttattttcttgctCGATCTATTAGGGTTTCTATTTATCCTCCTTGGAACTTTTAAAATTAGACaatttattgtctcgttgggttttgttttttataatttttataagtcTCCGTCAAAAGCCACCACTCTACTCGTCTACAGTccatccgccgcctcctttTCTTTGCTgccattgggattttaaaattgaacataattatcatcggtgttcatttttaactttttagaagtcccggtAAACCGTCAACAGCTTCGCTATTGTACTCCTCTATGACCCACCCGTTGCATTCCCTCTtaattatcattgagattttaaaaatcgaacgtGATTATGATTTTGGTTTACCTTTTACTTTCTAAAACTCTTGCCATCCATTGTGATTGTGCTGCTTAACAGCTTGCCCATCATCCCTTCTCTTAATCATTACTGGGATTCTATTTAATTTTTGTGTTAAATTTAACCACTATAATTTTAACATGATATCatctaacaaatattttttagtaaTATTAAAATTCAATAATATGATAAATAGATACTACTTGAACTCTTTGGAATTCATATTAAAAACCAATTTGgagttgtattttattttaaattttaatttttaaaaaatattttgttgtgtTCTAGATGGACACtgcttctaatattttttatttttaattctaaatttcagtaatttctaaattgtattcctacctGAACTTTGTCGAATTCTACGAATTCGTATTGAGATCAAATTTTGGGATTCATCATGACGTGTCTATCACtccgctctttttttttttctaatttcttctgTACTTTTTACGTTATTTGCTAATTAGGATTACCAATTAATCTTCGAAAACCCTATATCTTAGTCGccaataatttataattttgggATTTACATCACTTGCATATATAAGTTTGGgatttatatatgtaataattTTGAGACTTATAGTCTAAATAcgttaaaattacatatataattttagggACCTATAACGTAAATACATACTTACTATTATTTAATGAAAAATATGACGACAGGCACTCCCTTCCAATTTGCCGTGCTAGTCATCAATCTATTGAAAAAAATGCATGACATTTGGTGTGCTTTCTCTCCGGGACGCCATCCATATTTTCTCCAGGAGTGCTAGGCTAGCTATTtaggcatgcatatatatggcagtgcatgtccttttttttttcttcgatggTTAATCGGATACGAATTAGTACAACAACACGGATACGAGAAATCAATTTGCTGTATGATTCTTTCCATATATTCATTGATCAATCTGCACCATTATAATCTGGACCCACTACGATCTAACGGTgtagatatttctttttttctctgattaatataggaatttctagcccccacagcgaacgtgatgcctccttttcgagctgtcttaataataacTAGCAtagtggcccgcgcagattgtgcggctagcatcattatattttctctcatataataacatatatgttttctcaatgtattattcaaatatattaaaatgacaatataattttaaatttctaaattgtatttctatatggactctgtttttatttttctccgattaatatgagaatttcgcgcaattacgcggctagcacccaaacaaaatcatatatttttttagtatgattttacttaaaatttattaaatagctatctagctatctcattgtcttaagattttgaaagaccaaaccttttcatcctcgtgtttctaattatatagttttcaaaagtcacaccagttgctaccccttatgtcatctccttctttatttgcttgctcaatctatcactatttctattcattcttcttggaacctttaaaaattggattttatagtttttagagtttattgtcacgttgggtttcatttttataatttctagatgtcccgtcaaacgttgctattatactcctctacggcccgtccactgtctcttctctttgttgtcattgagattttaaaaatcaaacataattatcgtttgggtttattttttactttctagaagtcccgccaaaccatcagcggctttgccattgtactcctctacagcTCGACCGCTACCTcccttttttattgttattgagattttaaaatcgaacatgattatcatttgcttttttttactttttagaagttctaaacctttaaaaattggacttgcagtttaattttttataatttttagaagtcccatcaaacgatgccactatgcccctctacagcccgtccgccgccaaatatttattgtcattgtgattctaaaaatcaaacataattatcgttggaactcatttcttattttctagaagtcccgttaACCGTCGGCGGCTTTGCAattatactcttatacaccccgcctGCTGCTTctactttttattgtcattgagattttaaaaattgaatatgattatcaatgggttttttttttactttctagaagttccagCAACCGTTTTCcacgtttgcttcacggcctgcctgacgtccctccttttaatcgtcattaggattctattttggtgatttattaacaatttttatatctcGTATCAGCCACCatcactctactcctttataggcatgttacttaatttatctcgtcatgtgttttagatggtcttttctttcaataatctttatttttatcaaaaattttagttatttataaattgtattcctaattgaaatcttaattttctttttctaatttcagattttttttaaaaaaattagttaatattgtATTGTGTTAttataatgtttttattttttattttcaatttcagttgtttcaaaattgtatttctgcttgaactctcttttaatttttctagttttagatattattttatttttattctaaattttaattaatctcgtattgggttcttatatggatttttctttcaatattgcttatttttacttccgaatttcagctaatttggaattgtattcctacttgaactcttattttttattttcttttgccaattttggatttatttatttttattccgaattttaattaatctcgtattgggttcttatatggactcttcttttaatattccttatttttaattttgaatttcagctatttttaaattgtattcctacttggactctcatttccttttctaattttggattttattttatttttatttcaatttttgattaatcttgtattgggttcttatatggaaatttatttcaatattccttatttttaatttgtatttctacttggactctcctttccttttctaattttggatttttattttatttttattttgaattttgattaatctcgtattgagttcttatatgaaaacttctttcaatattgtttatttttaattccgaatttcagctatttttaaattgtacttctacttggactcttttttttcttttttttctttttctccgattaatgtgggaatttctaacccccacagcgaacgtgatgtctcctttcaaagctgttttaataatataatagatagatagatagatagatagatagatagaataatagatagatagatagatagatagatagatagatagatagattatctTAGCCAGAAAAGGGACATGGCTTTCAAATTTCCTGGTACAAACCAAATCTAATGCAAATTGATCTTATCAATTGTGTCGATGAAATTTtacaattttgatttccccttCCAGACAACAATCGCAGAAAGTGACCTTTTACATGTACCGTGTTTGACAAAAAGAAGGTAAACCGGAAAATACAAAGCCTGTGAACGTATCACACACGACGAATATCAAATCAAGCAAACGTACGATGCATGCAAACTGACACGGATACTTCAATTAATTCGGTTCATCCACTTTTAAGCGTAGTCCTGGTCGGCAACGGGCTGGTATGAGCCGATGAACACGTCGCCGTACACGAgcccggcgaggccgccgccgatcaGCGGGCCGACCCAGTAGACCCAGTTGCCAGCGAagttgccggcggcgacggcggggccgAAGGAGCGCGCTGGGTTCATGGAGCCGCCGCTGAacgggccggcggcgaggatgttGGCGCCGACGATGAAGCCGATCGCGATGGGCGCGATGGTGCCGAGCGATCCCTTCTTCGGGTCCGCCGCCGTGGCGTACACCGTGTACACCAGCGCGAACGTGATGACGATCTCCATCACGACGCCCTCCAGCTCGCTGATGCCGGCGACGCCGTGCGTCGGGATGGCCTACACGCGTTCGGATATCGAATTCACCGGTTAATCACGCTGTCCTTCTTGTCGGGAAATATATACACAGCAGTTTAAATCTAAGCCTTTAATCTATGGCGATGGTGTGCGTGCTGACCTTGCCGTGGGTGACAAACTTGAGGAGGAGGCAGGCGATGGAGGCGCCTAGCAGCTGGGCGATCCAGTAGAATAGTCCTGTGAGGATGGTGATGTGGCCGCCAACGGCGAGGCCGAACGTCACGGCCGGGTTAAGGTGGCCGCCGGAGATGTTGGCGGCGACGGAAACGCCCACGAACAGGGCGAGTGCATGGGCGATCGCGATCGCCACAAGGCCGGCCGGGTCGAGGGCGCCACCATTGGTCAATTGCCCTACACAAACCAAGCCGTCGGTAGGTCAGAAATGAAACATACTACTGTACATATCAAACCGGAAAATGCGTTGAGCTCACCATAGGCAATGGCGGATCCGACGCCGGCGAAGACGAAGAGGAGGGTGGCGATGAACTCCGCCACGTAGGCCTTCACGGACGTGGCGCTGAAGGAGTCACCCAAGCTTCCGAATGCGAGCTTCACcatttttaatctatattttttttccttattacTCTGATAAGTGTGGAGAGGTCTCTACGCTTGAGAGAGAGCTTGGCGATTACTGATGTGGCGAAGCTCGTTCAGCTTAGGCCCCTTTTATACACATGGCGTCGTGCTGGCAACTTAATTCGTCAGCTTCAATTGTGGTTTAGAATAGAACGGGCGGTGCGGATGATCACCAAAAACATTTTAATTAGACGCTAGCTTGTTCTATGATTGATACTAGCCTCTGCCCAACCGCACTTTGCTTTGTCCAAATGTTTTGTTGCTATTATGAAATTTAAGTAGGAGTAGGACTAATGTGTGGCTATGAGAATACTAAGACTCTGGATGTTAGCTAGCAGTAATAATATGGATCATATGTTGTGCATTTGAATGGCAGGAAATGTTTGATGTGCTGCGGTGCTGCCTTTGTTTCTTATGATTCTGACGAAACGAAGTGAAGTTCTTTTTTCTTGCCAGTGTACACTCAAAAAGTCTGCCCGGTGCTTTTGTTCCTTTTACAAAATATAACGTCATGcctagaaaattttgaattttattagGTTCCACCGTGAAAAGCCACTGTTGACAAGTTGCGTAAAACTCTTCCTCTCAATTCAAAGGAAAAGGTAGCTTGTGCAGGAAAATGGTTCACAATTTGTTTTTCGTCTGACTGTTGAAACTAGTTcaactccctccgtttctaaatatttgacaccattgactttttagcacatatttgatcgttcgtcttattcaagaaCTTTTGTGGaatatgtattatatatatatatatatatatatatatatatatatatatatatatatatatatgtatatatgtatatatgtatatatatatatgtatatatgtatatgtatgtatgtatatatgtatgtatatatttatatgtgtgtgtatatgtgtgtgtatatatataacaatgaatcaaatgataggaaacggtcaaatatattttaaaaagttaacggcatcaaatatttgaaaatggagggaatacttCTATATGCATGACAAATACGAGTAACTAGGGAAAGTCTGCTGTGTGATTTGGCTGATAATTATTGCCCTCTTGTTGAAAGCTCGCATTTTTCAACAGTTGGTCAGGTAGAAGCATTCTCAACTCAGAATATCTTCGCTAGATACAGTGAGGTTATACTGGATGTCTTCAAACTGCACTTTCTACATTTCTAGATAGTTCGGATCACCGATCGGTAGAGGAGCAAATGGGAACTCTAAATTTTGAAGTCGATGAAATATAATATTAGATATACGAAGTTCGCGTCAGGTACAGCAAAATGATAGTGATAAATCGGTGGCAAAGACGTCATTAGGCAAGGACAGACGATGATTAGGACTTGATACATTGGTTTCTTTTATCCTGTAACCATTGAAAATTATTCTTCCTACATTTCCTCCCTCAATGGAAGTGCAGTTGAGCAAAGGTGAAAGATTTCATTTGTTCGGAGTACATTTAATCATTTATACATGTTGGTGATGGTAACAGAAGAGAAATTTTTGTAGTGAGGGCGGTCGTTGACTGCATGCATGGCTGATATCTGGACGGTGGAGTTGTTGACAATATGCAGTTCTATCCAACATCAGTAGTCTAGTTTGATTATCATAGCTTGCAGGGTTTTAGCTCCGACAAAATTACATCAGAGAAGCTGTGAATTACTCCACTAGTATTTCTCTAGCACCTAACATTCTTTTAATCCATGTAAGTGAAAGCCTTACCAAAGATGTAAAAGCTTTGTGCTCCTATCATGTAGGTCATGCAGACATCATGCAGAAATGCACTTAACAGGAAAATTGCAAGAATCTTCTGCAATTTCATATTCTCTGACAACAGCCAATTTTGTGACTCGCGAGGCACGCATTTTATAGTGCAGTTGTTAGCACTTTTTTGCTATGATCCAAGGCTCCTAGCCACTAATTTTTCAGAGATTAGTTGCGCTGTCCTGCTCTCTGCATTATTAAGCGGCAACATTCCTCTGTGCATTGCTGTCGTTTAATGACGCTGCGAGGCTGCAATGGTGTTGTTAATTACCTTATCGCTTTGCGCAGAAATGATTGAGAAATCACGCCTGCAATTCGGAATCTTTTCCACATGAGTGCCACTCTTGTGTTTGTCTGTCTGCCTGCCTGCCCTCAGTGTGCAAGTTGCACGTTCCTTCTTTGCTTAGTGTTTCTTGCTCAAATATTGTTATCCGTCCAGCTTCACCTTATCTATGTATGAACTGTGATTAATCGGAAATCCGATCCTTGCTTTGCTATTCTGTATTTATTGTCTTCCAGTTTTGTGTAATGTCAGCTCAGGTAATTTGGATTCCGTCACAGACGCATCCAGCAATGGCAGCTCAGTTGCAGCAACGGAACGAACGGTGTGGGATGCGTTGTACACGGGCTTGGGCTTGTAGGCAAGAATCAATAGGCCTAGCTCGTTGGACTTCCATGGCCCAAATTTGCATGAGATTTCTTCAGCGGCCCAAGAAGATCGGAAAGTTACCGGATCAGGCTTAAGCTTAACCCAAGTCTACGACAATTTGTCACTGTGGCCCACTCGACCAGCCCAAGCAGACCCACAGGAGACTGTGATCCTCttctctgaaagtctgaatcCAGCCTAGTATCTTTTTTCGAGAGGATAATGGCACGAGCTCTGCCTATTCATTAAAGGAGAAAGAAGCAGTTTCACGTACAGGGACATCTCCAAGAGGTGTCTTCAGATTTATACACTGGAGGAGATTACAGCACTTTGAGAAAGTACAAAGCCACTAACAGCAAAAGTCGGCGTTTTATCATCTAAACGATTTGCGCTTCATCGAAGGCTTTGCACATGTTGAGTCAACCACATGTGACACTGTACCATAGTCATTGTTAAAATTTCTAGCATTTCTTTATAGCCAAATCCTCTATGTCGTGTAGATGAAAAGGCCATCAAAATTCTTTCTATGCTCTTTGATCATTTCTCTCCGGCAAGCTTCCCACCAATCCAGCCTAGTATCACGGTCACACCAACAGGAACACCAGTACACCACCAACACATTTTAGCACACAGGCTGACAGGCAGCCAGGGTCGAGAATTATTGTCTTTGCTGTGCACCCCCTACACGTGCTCGGTCACTATTCCAGAACGGAGGCAGTCCTTGACCGATACACAGTGGGCGTACCGCTCAAACACCTATGCATCCGATCTGCTCGCCTGGTAATTGTTAACCATGCTAGTAGACCATAACTTCCTGAGTTTGATCCCAGTTTAGCATTGACAAGGGTTGACTTGAAGTCTTGAAGTACACGCCCACTAACTAATGCTCTCTtcgtttcatatatatatatatatatatatatatatatatataagtcgtgttttgatatttttttactaaacaaacttatttaagtttgatcaaatttataaaaaaataacaacatctataacaccaaattagttttattaaaactaaTATTGAATacattataataatatatttgttttgtgttgaaaaattaatgttactatattttttccaaagcgacttgtaatatgaaacgaacTAGCTGGATGGCCTgcacaattgcgcggctagcacctaaacaaaatcacatattttttatatgattttacttaaaatttattagatagctatcttattgtcttaagactttgaaagaccaacccttatcatcctcgtgtttctaattatatagtttttaaaagtcacaccagttgctaccccttatgttatcttgttctttatttgcttgctcgatataccactatttctttttattcttcttggaacctttaaaaattgaattttataGTTTCTAGAGTTTATTGTtatgttgggtttcatttttataatttttagatgtcccgtcaaacgttgcc
This region includes:
- the LOC127761709 gene encoding probable aquaporin TIP2-1, whose product is MVKLAFGSLGDSFSATSVKAYVAEFIATLLFVFAGVGSAIAYGQLTNGGALDPAGLVAIAIAHALALFVGVSVAANISGGHLNPAVTFGLAVGGHITILTGLFYWIAQLLGASIACLLLKFVTHGKAIPTHGVAGISELEGVVMEIVITFALVYTVYATAADPKKGSLGTIAPIAIGFIVGANILAAGPFSGGSMNPARSFGPAVAAGNFAGNWVYWVGPLIGGGLAGLVYGDVFIGSYQPVADQDYA